In one window of Armatimonadota bacterium DNA:
- a CDS encoding extracellular solute-binding protein — protein sequence MASKRRNGAAAAGPLNTLTRREFLTRAASVGVLLGAGGLTGCGRGKGGAKRDEIRVLTWSGYDDQDALKPFVEKYGVKVRATYVGGNDELFSRLKAGGPGAFDLVTPYMGFIQHLINHDLLAPLDVARLKNLDQVFDQFRHGYWTTAFGDGTITGVPYCWGSLPLIYNADKVRPEPTSWSALYDPRYKGKVAVLEDMRGLIFITAQYIKDRLGPLDDLAHLTPRQLDMVFEQLAKLKGQLRTIAPIVGDFINMMESGDIWLGGAWELATVQCQRDGYPVKQIIPEEGSFAWVDSWCLVKGAQDLDLVYAFIDHMTSIEAQQLVVKNLGLGCVNREAAEGLPEDVRALYNLTDLDQTFEKCVLPGVEPTEPGGKYTTLQDWTRKWEEWKAL from the coding sequence TTCTTGACGCGCGCGGCGAGCGTTGGGGTGCTTTTGGGCGCGGGCGGTCTCACCGGCTGCGGCCGAGGGAAGGGCGGAGCCAAGCGGGACGAAATCCGCGTGCTCACGTGGAGCGGGTACGACGATCAGGACGCGCTCAAGCCGTTCGTCGAGAAGTACGGCGTGAAGGTGCGGGCGACGTACGTCGGCGGTAATGACGAACTGTTCTCGCGGCTCAAGGCGGGCGGCCCCGGGGCGTTCGACCTCGTGACGCCGTACATGGGCTTCATCCAGCACCTGATCAACCACGACCTCCTCGCGCCGCTCGACGTTGCCCGGCTGAAGAACCTCGACCAGGTCTTCGACCAGTTCCGCCACGGCTACTGGACGACGGCTTTCGGGGACGGCACGATCACCGGCGTGCCGTACTGCTGGGGCTCGCTGCCGCTGATCTACAACGCTGACAAGGTGCGGCCGGAGCCGACGTCGTGGAGCGCGTTGTACGACCCGCGCTATAAGGGCAAGGTCGCGGTGCTCGAAGACATGCGCGGTCTGATCTTCATCACCGCGCAGTACATCAAGGACCGCCTCGGCCCGCTCGACGACCTCGCCCACCTGACGCCGAGGCAGCTCGACATGGTGTTCGAGCAGCTCGCGAAGCTCAAGGGGCAACTGCGCACCATCGCGCCGATCGTCGGCGACTTCATCAACATGATGGAGTCGGGCGACATCTGGCTCGGCGGGGCATGGGAGCTGGCGACGGTGCAGTGCCAGCGCGACGGCTACCCGGTGAAGCAGATCATTCCCGAGGAGGGCAGCTTCGCGTGGGTGGATAGCTGGTGTCTGGTCAAGGGGGCGCAGGATCTCGACCTCGTGTACGCGTTCATAGACCACATGACGAGCATCGAGGCGCAGCAGCTTGTCGTGAAGAACCTCGGCCTGGGCTGCGTCAACCGCGAGGCCGCGGAGGGGCTGCCGGAGGATGTCCGCGCGCTGTACAATCTCACCGATCTGGACCAGACCTTCGAGAAGTGCGTGCTGCCCGGCGTCGAGCCGACCGAGCCCGGAGGCAAGTACACGACGCTCCAGGACTGGACTCGCAAGTGGGAGGAGTGGAAGGCGCTGTAG